In Gammaproteobacteria bacterium, the genomic stretch AACAAAGAAGTGCCTGCGCGTGCGCTCAATGCCTTGAATACCTTTCTCGAACTCATTGTAGAGCTGGATAATGATGTCAACGAATTGCTTATCGGCGATATGCTGGAACACATTGTCGACTATACCGGCCTGCTTGATCACTATAAAAAAGAAAAAGGTGAAAAAGGTCGTGCGCGTATAGAAAATATCGAGGAATTGGTCAATGCCGCGAGGCAGTTTGAAGATGACTTTCTGGAAGAGGAAGTCGATGATGAAACAGGCGAGGCTGCGCTAGATCCCTTGCTGGAGTTTTTGTCCTATACCGCATTGGAAGCTGGAGAAAGCCAGGCAGGTCCGGGGGATGACTGCGTGCAACTGATGACGCTGCATTCGGCTAAGGGACTGGAATTTCCAATGGTCTTTTTAGTTGGTATGGAAGAAGGACTTTTTCCCCATGAACTGTCTATAGAAGAACCCGGTCGACTCGAAGAAGAGCGACGTCTGTGTTATGTCGGCATTACCCGTGCTGAGCAACAGTTATATATTACGGCTGCCGAGCATCGACGTTTGTATGGGCGCGACAGTTACAACCTGCCTTCACGTTTCGTCAATGAAATTCCACGCGACAGCATCGTTGACATTCGACCTAAGGCACAGGTAACGCGCCCTATGAGCGCTTCATCCTTTACCTCGCGTCTTGATGATCTCGATCAGAGTATTAACGGATTTCATATTGGTCAGCGAGTTATGCATCCAAAATTTGGCGAAGGTATTCTGGTTAATTGTGAAGGCAATGGGCAACACGCCAGAGTGCAGGTGAATTTCGAGGAAGTTGGGCAGAAGTGGCTGGTTTTGGCCTATGCGAATTTGCAGGCGTCCTGATTAATTTCATGCGGCCTTGATAGTGGTTTGTTTTTTCTTTTCTCTCGCCAGCATCGTGAGCGCAGGTAGGAATTTTACCAATAAGATTGAGGTGCTTGACGGGGCTTGCAGGCGCAGTGTACGCCGAATGTTTTCATCAAATGTCGCGCGCAACACCTGGCGTACGAGGTGGCTCGCAATTGGTGGAAACGCCAGTCTGGGTGTTTCATTGAGTGACAGTTGAGCCAGTTTCCGTCCCTGTTCGCTGTAACGCATAAAACGGTGTTCGTAGTCCTGCTGAAAGCCAAGCCATTCTTCTTCATTGCGGCATAACTGACTAAGCCCCATGCGCCGGCCAATTTCATTCCAGAAATCAATCACGGATTGCTTGTTGTCTGCAGAGATTTGCGTTTTTTCATAGCGCATATTCCAACGAAAAGGCTCAAGAAAAAAACAACACAATACGTAACGATAGGCATCGTTATCGGCGTCCACTTTCGAGTGTGACACGTTGATATGTCTTATCGCCTTTTGGCCCTGCTCACTATTTATGCCGTACCAAATCAAATCACGAATCAATAATCGCGTTCGTTGCAGGCGCTGAAACGTATGATGTCGCAGATCTGAAAAGTCATAAAGTTTCTCGACGAGATGGGCAATAGCCATAGGACGAAAAAGCGCAAGATAGCTGCCAAAACGAAACGCCAGCGGATGCCGGCAATAATAGAGTGAATAAATCAGGTTTTCCTCGACAGCGGATTTGCTCACAAATCCCTCTCCTGCGCATCTAAGTAACGAATACAGATATAAATAAGTTACAACCTGGTGCAGGCATCATAGCAAATTTGTATGGGTGCTTGTTTCGTTTCTTTCACAGGCGTAGCATGAAATAAAAGGTACAGTGGAAGGAGCCCCTATATGTCAGCACTCGATTTGCGCGCCCTGATTAGCAAACTCAATCCGTATACACGTAAGACAGTGGAAGCAGCGCTTGGTGTCTGTGTTTCGCGCAATCATTATGAAGTATTGATCGAACACTATCTCGCGCAATGCCTGGATGATGATAATAGCGACATCACCTTGTTACTCCGTCATTATGATGTTGATCTCAGTACCTTCAAGCGCGGTATCACGCACATACTGGAAAAACAAAAAAGTGAAAACCGCAGTCAGCCGGTTTTTTCCCGTCTATTTGTCGAGTTATTGCAGGAAGCATGGCTTATGGCGTCAGTGGAAAAAACCGCCACGCAGTTGCGTGGTGCGGCAATTTTCGCGGCCCTGGTATTGAACGCTGATCGGTACGCGCCGGATGCCTATTACGACATACTCAAACAAATTCCTGTGGATGATTTGCGACGGCACTATCTGGATTATGTTGGCGCCTCCAAAGAGGGTGGTGGTGCAGTGCGTGGCGAATCTGGTGCGCCGATGCCTGAGGGCGGCGGTGCGGCGATGCAGCAGTTTGCGATCAATTTTACCCAACAGGCACGAGATGGAAAGATAGATCCTGTATTCGGGCGTGAAGTCGAAATTCGCCAGATGATAGACATACTCAGTCGCCGCCGCAAAAACAATCCAATCGTTGTCGGAGAAGCCGGTGTGGGTAAAACGGCAGTGGTCGAGGGTCTTGCGCTGAAGATAGTAAACGGTGATGTTCCTGAGGTTTTACGCAATGTCGAAATCTATGGTCTTGATATTGGGCTGTTGCAGGCCGGTGCGAGTGTAAAAGGTGCGTTCGAAGAAAGACTCAAGGCGTTTATTGATGAAGTGAAATCATCTGCTGTACCGGTTATAACTTTCATCGACGAGGCGCATACCTTGATCGGTGCCGGTGGTCCGTCTGGCGGTAGTGACGCCGCAAATCTACTAAAGCCCGCTCTGGCCCGTGGCGAACTGCGTACCATCGCCGCGACGACGTGGTCGGAATATAAAAAATATTTCGAGAAAGATGCGGCACTGGCGCGACGTTTCCAGGTTGTTCGCGTAGAAGAACCGGATATCGATGGGGCCACTCTGATTATGCGCGGACTACGCGCGAACTACGAAAAGGCGCATGGTGTTTACGTGCGTGATGATGCCGTGGTGGCGACCGCAGAATTGGCTGCCCGCTATATCTCAGGACGCCAGTTGCCGGACAAATCGGTAGATCTTTTGGATACGGCGTGCGCGAGGGTAAAGATCAGTATTAGTGCTCGTCCGGAACAGCTCGACGATCTTTACAAGGAAAAAGAGGCCTTGCTGCGCGAAATAAATGCGTTAAAACGAGACACTGAAAACGATCAGCAAGTCTCGACAAGTTCATTGAATAGCGCACAAGAGCAACTCGCCACCATTGATGACGGAATTGCCTCTCTGGAAGACAGGTGGCAAAAGGAAAAGGCGCAGGTTTCCGAAATTATTAATTTGCGCCAACAGATTTCCGCTTTGCAGAAAACACCAGTAGCGGATTCGAACCAGAAAGGTGAGGCGTCAACGCAAACGGAAGTTGCTCAAACATCATCCTCTGACCAGCGCGATGTACAACAGTTACGAAAAGCGTTGGTGGAAAAAGAAGCCGCCTTGCGTCAATTGCAAGGTCAACATCCTCTTATTCACTACCAGGTAACACCGGCCGTAGTCGAGCGCGTGGTGTCGGACTGGACAGGTATTCCTGTCGGCAATATGGTACAGGATGAAGCCAAGGCGATATTGGAGCTGGATGCCCGATTGCAGCAACGAATCAAGGGACAGGACCACGCGCTGGCGCGAATTGCTGAAGCGATACGTGCCTCGAAATCCGGATTGGCAAATCCGAAAACGCCTATCGGTGTGTTTCTGCTAGTCGGTCCGAGTGGTGTGGGTAAAACGGAAACCGGATTGGCGATAGCGGAACAGCTGTTTGGTGGTGAACGGTTTACCGTATCGGTGAATATGTCGGAGTTTCAGGAGAAACACACCGTCTCTCGCTTGATCGGATCGCCGCCGGGTTATGTTGGATACGGAGAGGGTGGCGTTTTGACCGAGGCTGTGCGCCAACGTCCCTATAGCGTGGTGTTACTTGACGAGGTTGAGAAGGCCGATCCGGAAGTCATGAATCTTTTCTATCAGGTTTTTGATAAAGGCGTATTGTCTGATGGTGAAGGACGCGTAATAGATTTTAAGAACACGATTATTCTGCTCACCAGCAATCTCGCTACCGATGAGATTATGGAAATGACAGACCCGGAATTGCCACCACCTTATGAAACAGTAATGGAAAACATAAGGCCAACGCTGAGCAAGCATTTCAAACCAGCGCTGTTGGCGCGTATGGATGTCATACCGTACTTCCCTATCGGGCGCGACGCTATGCGAGACATCGTTGCGATAAAATTGAACGTGTTGAAAAAACGGTTGCAAAACACAAGGCAAATTAAACTGGATTATCACGATCGCGTTCTGGATCAAATCGTTCAGCGTTGCACCGAGGTAGATACCGGGGCGCGCAATATTGACTACATCGTCAATCACAATTTAATGCCGCGTATTTCGACTCAGATTCTGCAACAGTTTGCCGGTGGTGGCAGTGTGTCACGTTTACAAATCGACGTAGATAAAAAAGGCGATTTTAGTTTGTCGTTTCTGGATGAGAGCAAACCAGGAAAGAGAAAATCTCAGAAGAAAAAAGAGGCTGCACCGGAGTTGGCATGACTACGCCCAGTCATCAATCGTCCGCCCTTTTGCAGGCTCGGCATCGTTTACAGCGAGTTTGGCCGCTCTGACTACGAAGTCGCGCCCTTGCTGCTGATCGTAGTCGCCATGTCGCGCCAGACTCTCCGCGTGACCGTGCTGCGTGATCTGATTACGCAGTGCGCTCATATAGGCATTGGGGCGCGAAGTATACCCGGGCATTTGTGAGACATGCATGCCTGGGAGTACAACATTGAAATTTGTAAACATGGCCATTCTATGAGCATACCGGAAATGGCTTTCTTAAGGCGTGACAAGTTTCTCAGACCATCGGCTTGATACAATCTGAAAAAACCGGCAATTATTGATATTTTGCGAAAGTGCGAGCTATTTCGCTAAACTGGATTTCAATTTTTCCAGCTCATCTTCGACTTCGTCAGGCAGAAATTCCCCACCAGAGCCGGTATAGGAAAACAACAAATATTCCCGGTATTCCTGATAGCAGCGTTTCGCGTAAGGGTGTTTCTGATGGTTCAACATGCATTCCATCAAATACATATCGGCCAGAGAAAAGAAGTAGGCGTAGTCCAGTGAGCGATCTGACACTGCCAGCCAAAAGAGAATTTTGGGTAGTTCCGGCGAATCCGGGTGGTCGTTCAAAAAGTGATAAAGCTGGCCTCGCAACCAAACCCTTGAGACTTCCTCTTCCGGGCGAAGAATCAAATCCGACAAGGGTTGATCGAGTTTACCCAGGTAGAGGTTAACGTATTTTTGCAAGGTATCGAAATCGGCGCGGTTGACTTTGCTCAGCCCATTTTGTTCGAGTGACTGCAAGCCATAAATCATAGCGACAAGTTGATCTTTCGTGTCCGAGGCTGGTTTTAGCGTTTTGAGATAGGCTTGTAGGCGATTTGCTCCTTCACCCGGACGATTGTAAATCTGAGCATAAATGGTTACCAGGCGTCGATACGAGGTTAGCAAAGCGGTTTCAGAATGTTTATTACCGCTTTTTAAGAAGGCATCGTAATATTGTTCTGCCAGTTCGTAATTGCGCGTGAAATAGTTGAACTCCGCGTAAGCCAGATCATCAGGAAAGCTCTGGCGTTCTGCGCCTGAAAACAAGGTCCGTAGCGCACTATCCTGTGTGTGGCAAGAAGTGCATACCTCACCAAGAGAGGCTAGTCGGTTAGTGGCGTATTCCCAGTTTTGACGGCTAATCGCAGACTGCGTCTTCTCCAGATAATCGAGTATCAGGGAATATGAAAGCTTGTATGTGGTGGATTTTTGATTCAAATGAGGACCGGCTTCACGAAAATAACGCAACATATTCGCAGTGCCTTTTTCCAGATTTTGCTTATGAGTCGCTGTGAGCTTGTCGCGTTGCAAAGCGTCTGGATAAAGCTTAATCATCTCTTTGCCTATGGCACTCATGCTCTCGTTTAAGGAGGAGGATGCATGAACAATAGAAACTGTTGTGAGGGACAGACAACATAGGCCAAAGACTAAGATGTTGTAAACGCGGTTCATGAGCTAGTCCTAATACTAAGTTTAATCACCTGCGGGTATTCACAAACCCCGCAGCCCTTTTATGTTCCCGTCTGCAGCTGCTGAAAGGCGTAATATTGTCGAAAGCCTTACCAAGTTAAGATGTGCCAGACAGTTCGAATTACTAAAGCAAGGAACGAACCTGTTGGCGGGGCTTTTGCAACACCCAATGTTCGCAAATTTTGCTGCTTCGGGCCGAAAATTTCAGTCTCAGTTTAGCGGCAATTTGCAAAATATTCACGGACTTTCAACAGGTTAAATGCGTCTGATTTTCGAGCTTTGTGAGGTTTTTCTTAAAATCCGGCACGATATAGGCCGACACTATAGTTATGAAGAAAATGATTTTGGCAGTCTTGCTACCCGTACTGCCACTTACAGCATACGCTGATGCAAACGTTAATACCGATGCAGGAAGCAGCATGCCCGCGCTAACCGCCCTGGTAGATGAAACCCACGACTTCGTGAGCAATCAGATTACCGATTGGATAGACAATGTCGATCAGTTTTTTGGCGAGGAAAAATTTCTGGATCGGGAGAACGGTTCACAGTTATTGGTCCGCTATCAGGCAACATATGATAATGCCAGTATGTTGTATGAGCCCAAGCTACGTATACGTATTGATCTCCCGCGAACTAAGCAAAAACTGCGCTTGATGATTGAAACCAGAGAGGCTGATCAAGGTGGCGCGTCAGTCGATGATAATGCATCCGGGTTGTCGAGTGGCACAAATAGTTCTGAACCTGATTTCTTTTCCACGGCGCTACAACTGGTTATTACTATGAGTGATGATGTGCAGTTAAATGCACGTACAGGTATCGCATTTCGAGATGGCCTTGACCCTTTTGGACTGCTGAGCGGTTACGCAAGAAAATCCCTGGGTGCGTGGAACGTTCGCGCTTCTCAATACATTTATCAGTACGCCAGAGCAGGTTTTGGAGAAGAGACAATTTTTGATGTTGACCGAAAGCTTTTCGACAATATGTTGTTGCGCTTTAGTAGTAATCTCAATTGGTGGTATTTAGCTCGACAATTTGAGGCGTCACAGTCAGCGTCTTTGATTACCAGTTTTACGCCTAGCTTTGCTGTGTCATTCAACGCTGTATCAGAGCAAGCATCATCTGGCGGTTGGCATAATAGCAACAATTTCATTTTTACATCTGCAAGGTGGCGGTTTTACAAGAAGTGGGCTTTTCTGCAATTGACGCCACAACTAACATTTCGCCCGGAAGACTATAAACCCGATCCCAGTATAACGCTGGGTTTAGAGATGTTGTTTGGTCGCAGTGTCGACAGACAGAACTTTCCTCACAGGCCTAAAAAAATGGAAACCCTGGAAGGCCCTCAACGCCGATATCACTAACGTTCGTTGGTAGATCTTAAGCAAAAACTCATGGATTAATCATATGCTTAGCACATGTGCTGGCTGGACAAAACAGCGTCTGTGTAGCATACTTGGCGCGAAAATTTGTCATCTGAAGGTGTGTAAACATGTCTGATAATAATGCAAATGACAGTTGGGGATTACCGGAAGGAATGGACCCGATGCGTGTTATGCAAGTGGCTTCCGGATACTGGAATTCCTGCGTATTACACGCGGCAAATAGACTTGATATATTTAATCTGCTTGATGGCCAGTCGAAAGATCTCGATACTCTGACCAATGAAACTCAGTCTGATCGCCGCTGTTTAAGTGCATTATTGTCGGCGCTCGTGTCGATGGATTTTCTCGATCGCGATGGCGACGTGTTCATGAATAACCAGTTCTCCAATACCTTTCTTGTTAGCTCAAGCAAATTTTATCAGGGTGGTATCGTCTACATGTTTGAAAACTGGTATGAGGCCTGGGGTGGTTTGTATAACACCGTCAAAACAGGTACGCCATCAGCGTTAATGCATCAGGAATACAGTGACGAAGAAACGCGTAATTACATGATGGGCATGCACAATCGCGCCCTATCTCAGTCAGATGTTCTGACAGCAATGTTTGATCTCAGCGGAAAGAAAAAACTTATGGATGTTGGCTGCGGTCCCGCAACGTTCTCCGTTAAGTTTTGTGAAAAGTATGAAGGGCTGAATGCTGTTGCAATGGATCGCGAACAGAATTTGAAAATCGCGGGGGAAATCGTCGATATGTATGGCATGCAGGATCGTGTTCAATTGCTGCCAGGAGACTACAATACTGATAGCCTGGGAAGCGGTAACGACGCCATGCTATTGTCATCGATGACAAATCAGGAATCGCCGGAGAATATTCGCAAGTTATTGAAAAAGTGTTATGACTCGATGAACGACGACGGCGTGATCATGATACAGGAACAGCTGCTTCATGCGGATAAAAAAGGGCCGCAGCTTGCGGCGTTAATCGGCGTGAATCAAATCATTAATACGGTTTCAGGTTGTTCATACTCTACTGCGGAAATGGAAGAAATATTGCGTGATGTCGGGTTTGTTGATATCACATCCAAGCAAATGGCACCACCTAGTCCATTTATTATGGTGTCAGGGTATAAGCGATAATTTGCATATAGAAT encodes the following:
- the tssH gene encoding type VI secretion system ATPase TssH, with amino-acid sequence MSALDLRALISKLNPYTRKTVEAALGVCVSRNHYEVLIEHYLAQCLDDDNSDITLLLRHYDVDLSTFKRGITHILEKQKSENRSQPVFSRLFVELLQEAWLMASVEKTATQLRGAAIFAALVLNADRYAPDAYYDILKQIPVDDLRRHYLDYVGASKEGGGAVRGESGAPMPEGGGAAMQQFAINFTQQARDGKIDPVFGREVEIRQMIDILSRRRKNNPIVVGEAGVGKTAVVEGLALKIVNGDVPEVLRNVEIYGLDIGLLQAGASVKGAFEERLKAFIDEVKSSAVPVITFIDEAHTLIGAGGPSGGSDAANLLKPALARGELRTIAATTWSEYKKYFEKDAALARRFQVVRVEEPDIDGATLIMRGLRANYEKAHGVYVRDDAVVATAELAARYISGRQLPDKSVDLLDTACARVKISISARPEQLDDLYKEKEALLREINALKRDTENDQQVSTSSLNSAQEQLATIDDGIASLEDRWQKEKAQVSEIINLRQQISALQKTPVADSNQKGEASTQTEVAQTSSSDQRDVQQLRKALVEKEAALRQLQGQHPLIHYQVTPAVVERVVSDWTGIPVGNMVQDEAKAILELDARLQQRIKGQDHALARIAEAIRASKSGLANPKTPIGVFLLVGPSGVGKTETGLAIAEQLFGGERFTVSVNMSEFQEKHTVSRLIGSPPGYVGYGEGGVLTEAVRQRPYSVVLLDEVEKADPEVMNLFYQVFDKGVLSDGEGRVIDFKNTIILLTSNLATDEIMEMTDPELPPPYETVMENIRPTLSKHFKPALLARMDVIPYFPIGRDAMRDIVAIKLNVLKKRLQNTRQIKLDYHDRVLDQIVQRCTEVDTGARNIDYIVNHNLMPRISTQILQQFAGGGSVSRLQIDVDKKGDFSLSFLDESKPGKRKSQKKKEAAPELA
- a CDS encoding acetylserotonin O-methyltransferase — encoded protein: MSDNNANDSWGLPEGMDPMRVMQVASGYWNSCVLHAANRLDIFNLLDGQSKDLDTLTNETQSDRRCLSALLSALVSMDFLDRDGDVFMNNQFSNTFLVSSSKFYQGGIVYMFENWYEAWGGLYNTVKTGTPSALMHQEYSDEETRNYMMGMHNRALSQSDVLTAMFDLSGKKKLMDVGCGPATFSVKFCEKYEGLNAVAMDREQNLKIAGEIVDMYGMQDRVQLLPGDYNTDSLGSGNDAMLLSSMTNQESPENIRKLLKKCYDSMNDDGVIMIQEQLLHADKKGPQLAALIGVNQIINTVSGCSYSTAEMEEILRDVGFVDITSKQMAPPSPFIMVSGYKR
- a CDS encoding DUF2236 domain-containing protein, with the protein product MSKSAVEENLIYSLYYCRHPLAFRFGSYLALFRPMAIAHLVEKLYDFSDLRHHTFQRLQRTRLLIRDLIWYGINSEQGQKAIRHINVSHSKVDADNDAYRYVLCCFFLEPFRWNMRYEKTQISADNKQSVIDFWNEIGRRMGLSQLCRNEEEWLGFQQDYEHRFMRYSEQGRKLAQLSLNETPRLAFPPIASHLVRQVLRATFDENIRRTLRLQAPSSTSILLVKFLPALTMLAREKKKQTTIKAA